A section of the Labrus mixtus chromosome 15, fLabMix1.1, whole genome shotgun sequence genome encodes:
- the usp21 gene encoding ubiquitin carboxyl-terminal hydrolase 21 isoform X2: MPGASGVNVEPSCKALCRTLVSQNGLQRETADISQSVLYTSLMGLLLVADNEKEQLTLGVGRVGLRNIGNTCFLNAVVQCLSHTRGLRDYCLLKSYKQEKFSKEDAKLMEAFSQVLSGLWDVNDGNTVNPRQFYSIFKEAVPYFSGYSQQDAQEFLRFLLDKLHTEINRRPYVRRTGKDPEQKISEEAAAMWKKHLERDDSRIVDLFSGQLRSSLHCSVCSHYSNTFDVFCDLSLPIPKKSSSGEVTLRQCLDLFSQEEKLDKENSPMCERCNRHTECTKRLSIQRFPQVIVIHLNRFTMSRWSISKSTTYVSFPLTNLDLGPYGPLDCGPVLYDLYAICNHAGTVNMGHYTACCSDESGWCFYNDSSVTAVSENQLQTNQAYVLFYQRSNSTTTTTVRK, encoded by the exons TCACTGATGGGGCTGCTTCTGGTCGCTGACAATGAG aaGGAGCAGCTCACCTTAGGAGTTGGAAGGGTCGGCCTTAGAAACATAGGAAACACA TGTTTCCTGAACGCAGTAGTTCAATGTTTGTCTCACACACGTGGCCTACGAGACTACTGCCTGCTCAAGTCCTACAAACAGGAAAAGTTCTCCAAAGAGGATGCTAAACTCATGGAAG CTTTCTCCCAGGTGCTGTCAGGCCTTTGGGATGTAAATGACGGAAACACAGTCAACCCACGCcagttttacagtatttttaaagaAGCAGTGCCTTACTTCAGTGGTTACAG TCAACAGGATGCACAGGAGTTTCTGAGGTTCCTATTGGACAAGCTGCACACAGAAATCAACCGCAGACCCTACGTTCGACGAACAGGGAAGGACCCTGAACAGAA GATTTCAGAAGAGGCAGCAGCCATGTGGAAGAAACACTTGGAGAGAGATGACAGCAGAATAGTGG ATCTGTTCTCAGGCCAGCTGCGGAGCTCGCTGCATTGCTCCGTGTGCTCTCACTACTCCAACACATTCGATGTGTTCTGTGACCTATCGCTGCCTATCCCTAAGAAGAGCTCCTCAGGGGAGGTGACGCTGAGGCAGTGCCTGGACCTCTTCTCTCAGGAGGAGAAACTGGACAAGGAGAACTCACCT ATGTGTGAGAGGTGTAACAGACATACAGAGTGCACAAAGCGGCTGTCCATCCAAAGGTTCCCCCAGGTTATTGTCATCC ATTTGAATCGATTCACAATGTCTCGGTGGTCGATCAGTAAAAGCACCACATACGTGTCCTTCCCCCTCACTAATCTGGACCTCGGACCTTACGGGCCTCTCGACTGTG GCCCAGTTCTGTATGATTTATATGCAATCTGTAACCATGCTGGGACGGTGAACATGGGTCACTACACTGCCTGCTGTTCAGATGAAAGTGGTTGGTGCTTCTACAATGACTCCAG TGTGACTGCAGTCTCAGAGAATCAGCTTCAGACCAATCAAGCCTATGTGCTGTTCTACCAGCGCAGCAACAGCACCACCACAACCACCGTCAGGAAGTAG
- the usp21 gene encoding ubiquitin carboxyl-terminal hydrolase 21 isoform X1: MPGASGVNVEPSCKALCRTLVSQNGLQRETADISQSVLYTSLMGLLLVADNEKEQLTLGVGRVGLRNIGNTCFLNAVVQCLSHTRGLRDYCLLKSYKQEKFSKEDAKLMEAFSQVLSGLWDVNDGNTVNPRQFYSIFKEAVPYFSGYSQQDAQEFLRFLLDKLHTEINRRPYVRRTGKDPEQKYARFRISEEAAAMWKKHLERDDSRIVDLFSGQLRSSLHCSVCSHYSNTFDVFCDLSLPIPKKSSSGEVTLRQCLDLFSQEEKLDKENSPMCERCNRHTECTKRLSIQRFPQVIVIHLNRFTMSRWSISKSTTYVSFPLTNLDLGPYGPLDCGPVLYDLYAICNHAGTVNMGHYTACCSDESGWCFYNDSSVTAVSENQLQTNQAYVLFYQRSNSTTTTTVRK; the protein is encoded by the exons TCACTGATGGGGCTGCTTCTGGTCGCTGACAATGAG aaGGAGCAGCTCACCTTAGGAGTTGGAAGGGTCGGCCTTAGAAACATAGGAAACACA TGTTTCCTGAACGCAGTAGTTCAATGTTTGTCTCACACACGTGGCCTACGAGACTACTGCCTGCTCAAGTCCTACAAACAGGAAAAGTTCTCCAAAGAGGATGCTAAACTCATGGAAG CTTTCTCCCAGGTGCTGTCAGGCCTTTGGGATGTAAATGACGGAAACACAGTCAACCCACGCcagttttacagtatttttaaagaAGCAGTGCCTTACTTCAGTGGTTACAG TCAACAGGATGCACAGGAGTTTCTGAGGTTCCTATTGGACAAGCTGCACACAGAAATCAACCGCAGACCCTACGTTCGACGAACAGGGAAGGACCCTGAACAGAAGTATGCCAGATTTAG GATTTCAGAAGAGGCAGCAGCCATGTGGAAGAAACACTTGGAGAGAGATGACAGCAGAATAGTGG ATCTGTTCTCAGGCCAGCTGCGGAGCTCGCTGCATTGCTCCGTGTGCTCTCACTACTCCAACACATTCGATGTGTTCTGTGACCTATCGCTGCCTATCCCTAAGAAGAGCTCCTCAGGGGAGGTGACGCTGAGGCAGTGCCTGGACCTCTTCTCTCAGGAGGAGAAACTGGACAAGGAGAACTCACCT ATGTGTGAGAGGTGTAACAGACATACAGAGTGCACAAAGCGGCTGTCCATCCAAAGGTTCCCCCAGGTTATTGTCATCC ATTTGAATCGATTCACAATGTCTCGGTGGTCGATCAGTAAAAGCACCACATACGTGTCCTTCCCCCTCACTAATCTGGACCTCGGACCTTACGGGCCTCTCGACTGTG GCCCAGTTCTGTATGATTTATATGCAATCTGTAACCATGCTGGGACGGTGAACATGGGTCACTACACTGCCTGCTGTTCAGATGAAAGTGGTTGGTGCTTCTACAATGACTCCAG TGTGACTGCAGTCTCAGAGAATCAGCTTCAGACCAATCAAGCCTATGTGCTGTTCTACCAGCGCAGCAACAGCACCACCACAACCACCGTCAGGAAGTAG
- the LOC132989240 gene encoding rho-related GTP-binding protein RhoA-C-like has product MAAIRKKLVIVGDGACGKTCLLIVFSKDQFPEVYVPTVFENYVADIEVDGKQVELALWDTAGQEDYDRLRPLSYPDTDVILMCFSVDSPDSLENIPEKWTPEVKHFCPNVPIILVGNKKDLRNDEHTRRELAKMKQEPVKYEDGKEMASRITASGYQECSAKSKDGVREVFEMATRAALAAKKRCRKSTCLLL; this is encoded by the exons ATGGCTGCTATCAGAAAGAAGTTGGTGATAGTTGGGGATGGTGCATGTGGGAAAACCTGTCTGCTCATCGTCTTCAGTAAGGACCAGTTCCCAGAGGTCTACGTCCCCACTGTGTTTGAGAACTATGTGGCAGACATCGAGGTGGATGGGAAACAG GTAGAGCTAGCACTTTGGGATACAGCGGGTCAGGAGGACTATGACAGACTGCGACCTCTTTCCTATCCTGACACTGATGTTATTCTAATGTGCTTCTCTGTAGACAGCCCTGACAGTTTAG AAAATATTCCTGAAAAGTGGACACCTGAAGTGAAACACTTCTGCCCGAATGTTCCTATCATCCTTGTTGGCAATAAGAAAGATTTGCGCAATGACGAACACACCAGACGAGAGCTTGCCAAAATGAAACAG GAGCCAGTTAAATATGAGGATGGCAAAGAAATGGCGTCCCGCATCACTGCAAGTGGATACCAAGAGTGTTCTGCCAAATCCAAAGATGGTGTGAGGGAAGTCTTTGAGATGGCAACTAGGGCAGCACTGGCTGCCAAGAAACGTTGCAGGAAGTCCACCTGCCTTCTGTTATAG